The proteins below are encoded in one region of Triticum aestivum cultivar Chinese Spring chromosome 1B, IWGSC CS RefSeq v2.1, whole genome shotgun sequence:
- the LOC123096812 gene encoding non-classical arabinogalactan protein 31-like — MAVLAKCIIVFSLSAVLLSLLATGASAVGQPPPQSLLNFSIGVQGMVWCRTCRYSGYNADMDASPLQGAVVYLQCRHGPRRLKRVAGVTGQGGYFIIQSSQMASFTSKECKVYVESSSSSVCSLADQPAAGKGLPLKFESFVKQGDGLQALYSVGNFMFRPSDPNKCY, encoded by the exons ATGGCTGTGCTAGCCAAGTGCATTATTGTGTTCTCCCTCTCCGCCGTCCTCCTCTCTCTGCTTGCCACCGGCGCTTCCGCCGTGGGCCAGCCCCCGCCTCAGTCGCTGCTGAACTTCAGCATCGGCGTGCAGGGCATGGTCTGGTGTAGGACCTGCAGGTACAGTGGCTACAACGCCGACATGGACGCCTCCCCGCTCCAAG GCGCGGTGGTGTACCTGCAGTGCCGGCACGGCCCGCGGCGGCTGAAGAGGGTGGCAGGGGTGACGGGCCAGGGCGGCTACTTCATCATCCAGTCGTCGCAGATGGCGTCCTTCACCAGCAAAGAGTGCAAGGTGTACGTGGAGAGCTCGTCGTCGTCGGTGTGCAGCCTCGCCGACCAACCGGCCGCCGGCAAGGGGCTGCCGCTCAAGTTCGAGTCCTTCGTCAAGCAGGGCGACGGCCTGCAGGCGCTCTACTCCGTCGGCAACTTCATGTTCCGCCCCAGCGACCCCAACAAGTGCTACTGA